The stretch of DNA CTATTTTGGTGTAGATTATTAAACCATTATGCTGCCTCAGTCTGTCCAAAATCACTTTCGTGAGGTACcatcatgcacaaatgctgcctgCAAAGCTATTCCCTGATAGGGcagcgaggcaacaagtcagctgcctgGGTTTTCGGAGGCAGCCAAGGACTTAACAATGGGATGTGGTAAAGGGAAACAAGGAGGTGAGACAAGGGGAGCACATGGCTAACACAAACAAAGACTAAGCCATGTGCTCAGGCACAAgacaaacaaagaaacattgAACAGAGACGACAGACAAGGACCCTGACAATCAGTgtttaaatgcaagatatttaatgtgtacctaaagtatacttgcaatagtttCACTCTAGCACAATCAAATATCATtaagtatatctttagttggacctcagcATTATTTCCGGATAACTAAAGTACATCAAGTAAAAAATTACTTCCAATTTAACAAACTTTAAGTGTACCAATTTAGTAAATGTATCTGTAGTCTACttagataaaaataaatgtatttcaaatacattttagcatatttatttttctctagGGACTGCAAATATTTCTGATCTTACAAGTGTGAGAGACTTATGAGAATGTatctttaataatgttattgTGTTTTGTTATTCATCCAGAAAGCATCAAAAGCCACTACCATTGTTTATTTGGGGTAAAAGTACTTACACAAAGAGTTTTGTGCACTTTGTTCTATTATTTGGGAATGTTCTGACTCTTTTCAGAAAGTTGTAAAGGAAAATTGTTGTGATCTGCCTCTTAAGATGAAACACATGTATTCCTCAAATGTAAgttactttggataaaagcatctgatcaatGAAAATTgtagatgtaaaaaaaaaaagaaaattaaagaaACAAGGAGCATTTCAATATTTGACAGAATAAAACAGCAttcattttctctttctcagCATAATATAAATCCAAAATCCTTTTCAATATTTTACTCTCATCAAACAGGGGAAATACATTCAAATACAATTGGATATGTAGTAGATCTGTAACATTTCAAAAATTCTATTTTATTGCATATGTTTACTGATACTGATCGCTACAGATGACAAACTAAAAACTCTTTCTAATAAAATTCATCCTTGTTATATAACATTTGCCAAGTTAACATGTACAGTATGTCTTTACACAGATATACTCAAATGATAAGGTTGAGTCTGATTGCATGAAGTTTCTTCAGACTATTTGCTGTCACATCAAGAGTCAAATCAAGTTTCTGGTCAAGATCAGTCATTCCCCACCACCTGCCTCGTTCTTTCCAAAAGGATTCCAGTTCATATTCAGCTGCAGAAAGCATACGTTGAATGATGCTGTCTATGGCTTCGGCAGCAAGGGGCGCACATGGCTGGCCACATTGTTGAAGGAGAGCGGCAAATAGCTGGGAACTTGATCGCCAGGGAAAGTAATAAGCTGGGAACCCTGACGACTCTTGTGCTCGTATAGCACCCAGACACCACCTTTCACTTTGTGGGAAGAAACTAAATCACTGAAAGCAATGTCGTGAAGATTGGTTTCTTTGCGTAGGGTCACGCTTCTTCCTTGATAGTTTGGGTGCTGGAACAGCTGGATTTCAGGGTTGTCCAGGTCATCTGTGACCATCTTGAGGGAAGAAAACTGGCCTTTGTCATCAAGGGTAGAGTACTCTCCTTCCTCAAACACCCGCTGGTTTCCAGCAAAATTCTTGTCATAATACGCCACCCATGGTGCGCCAATGACTTTTATGGAGCAGATGACGTCGTTGAAGCCCTTTTCTTCTAAGTTGCGGACATCGTTCTTGAATTCAGCTGTTCTGCCCTCGAAGGCCTCTTTGCTAAAAACAATGATCTTGCTCATTTTGATTGAAGATTTGAGGAGAGAGAGGCTGGAGAAAGCAAGTGTTTCTGAAGCAGCTTCCTGTGGCTCTGCTGGAATCAGTGACTTGCTTGGTGTGCAGAGCTGCCTTTTAAAGCACAAATACACCTCCATATTTGGCAAGTTCCTCTAGTCCTCTCGGTATCACTTCTCACCCACAGCAACATACTTCCTGCATAATACTtctaatgttactgtagtacaTGTTTTCTTCTCTACTTTGAGCACAAGTTGTCTGTAAAGTGATATGTTGAGCAGTCTTATCCTCATCTCTTtggcttttttaaaaattactcGTTATGGTACCATATATACATGCTATATGTGCAATATCATTTGTCTACAAATAGACGATGGCGGATACAATTCTCTAGCGACAGTCCTCCTCTGCACTTTCATTCGACAACATTTCATTCATGCCACCACGACAAACTCGAAGGTACTGGATATGAGATGAGAGGAATTTGATTTGTGTCTTCTTGCTTGAAGTTTGCTCTCATGTTTGCTGTCAAACTGTTGACCACTGCGGTGTGTGTATTTTGTGTCCTGTCTCAAAATGCGACGAAAACTTGTGTTTACTTTGAGTATGACTTTAGCCAGAATAAGATAATCAAAAATAGGTGTTTACATGGTAGTTTCTTAATCAGAGTATTGTCTTAATCGTGTTGATATCGGAATATTATTGTCCATGTAAATGTACTGAGTGTAAGTATGATATTGCAGGCTGTAAATTAAAATGCTTGTTACCCATTTTTTTCATGATGTTACAGGGTaagtacaataaaaaaaaaaacaatctgatatcactgactctGAAACCTTTATTTGGAAAGCAACTTAattcaaaacagatttacaaTACttcttattcatttattattttttaaatgaactttttaattttaaatacaaaagtcctgacagaaagtagCACGCTTTGTCCTTTTTTGTTTCTCTTGCTTgtcatcctcctcctcttcttcctccttACTGTTAAATTAAACTTGAAACTTCTTAAGATTTATTTCTAGAGCACATTCAGAAACAACAGTagttgaccaaagtgctgtacataaagtgtcataaaacaaacaacaataaaagGGTACTGTACAAAGAGTTGTACATTACAAATATGCcaaagaataaaaatatgttttagacTAGTTTTAAAAGCAGACAAGAGTTCGGGCCATCCTCACAGACAATGGTAATGAATTCCAGAGGTTGGGGGCAGCAGTAGCTTCTGCGGCACAAATACAAGCATGTAGTCCACtattgttgttgctgttatGTGACATAGCGGTGTCTGACTAGGGTTGAGATGTGGGGTGATGACattatttcacaaaatatatggattggctgtacacacaaaaacgcaagttttcagatttatccactctgggacccgggTGTCAAAAAATAGCAGTTTCAGGCTCCCAAAAGGTCAGATCCGTCTGGACAAAATGCCTATatgatataaatttttttacGTATACATTTACACACGTTTCAGTGTGGACGAACTCTGAGGCCGCTGCTAAAAGACCAGTCCATAAACATGTTTTGCTGGTCAGCAATCACTATTTCAAAATTAGGTCTGTTGTCTCACATCCTTTTTCCAGTAAATCAGCAGTTATTGCTCAAGAACATTTAATGTCAAGAACAAATCACATCCTTTTTCACAAACAAACATCCTTTTTTTAACAAAgaaagtaaaatataataatatccattttaatatccatgtagatcaTGAAAAAGGACTGGGGAGGGCATTTAAAGATATTCTAAACTCTGGAGTTAAGCAACatgtgtcaggacccactcattgtcgtactttagatctaatattgtcacaagGAATCGTTATTGATGTTGTTAAAATTCTGCAGCTGAGCAATGACATCTCatatcattatctagtctcatGTATACTTCATTTAGCCAAGGCTGCAAAGCTGACTCCCTGCCACAAATATGGTAGAActatcacttctaccactaaagattgctttataaacaaTCTTCCTTACCAGTTTCATCTCCTCAGCATAGTTCTAGAGATTTTTCACATTTTGTGGAGAGAAAGCATGATTatgtacagaaaggccttaaaaactctttgaagaaaacaaacacaaccctaggtatttatttgctACAGGGGCTAAATTAACGACAAATACAGCTTTAACCCCAGACAGAGCAGTAATGagtttatgaacttctttacttacaagattgataatattatggcaggaacacaccaagccaaggCTGACAAACTAGTGGCAACGAAAGCatacgtcggcagcgtctgggtccaaagtttcCCTGACACACCAACCCGGAGCTCGACAGCCAatggccaagtagcacgtccgttctgcgcctgcataagatgaaatgcctttctgtaCCATCAGAATGATTAGATGGCCCGACGAGCTCCGACAGCGATTCAACATGTAAAATCGGCCGGAAAAAAGCAgatgaggaccaacttcagccgacggtgtggaacactgagaaaacttagttggTCGACGAACAAAAAcgcagcttggtgtgttcctgcctttatagagaaaattataaatgtgcaaccgtctactacaatATCATATCAGACAGCACACTGTAGTGTCCCTAAGGaaaaattcaattaatttactgctttaggagaggaagaattgtctaaacttgttaaatcatcaaaatcaacaacatgtatgttagaccctatatcAACTAAGCcagcggttcccaaactttttttccTGCGCACCCCCAATccccacttaaaaaaaaaaaaaaaaaaaaaaaacgcaacaAAGCTTTGTTTTATCACCATATAAAGACATGTTTAATCATGCGCAAATAACCAGAACACGCATGACAATAACAACATCAACAAAGTTTCAATATAAACAAAGCTACGCATAAGCTTCCACTTTTAAGAAGACGAGTGACAGACAGGCTCAGTGACTACGTTTACATGGACAGCAGTAATCCGATATTAATACGATTAAGACAATACTCTGATTAAGAAAGGACCATGTAAACAGCGATGACAGGTGGAGTATTCCTATTTTAGTCGCATTATTGGAGtgaattatagaaatgtacacACCTTAATCACACTATTAACGTCATGTGGGAGTTTTCGCCACATTTTGCCACAGGACACATAATACACACACGGCAGTGCTCAACCTTTTGATGGCAAACAAGAGAGCAAGCGTCAAGCAAGAAGCCACAAATCAAATTCCTCTCACCTCATCTCTCACCTAGTACCTCTGAGTTTGTTGCGGTGGCATGAATAAAAGTTGCCGAATTAAAGTACAGTAGGCCTGTTGCTGGAGAATTTATATCCACCGTTGTCTATTTACAGAGCCCCACACATGAGAGGGAAAATAAATAGTAGCCTAGGCTAAATCGTGCGAACGATTTACTAATCTGTTCCCTCCAtgtataaatcgagggaacgaattagtaaatcatgcacacaatttatttatttattcttgcATGTCATGCGTGGGCTCCGTATATATATTTGCACGTATTGCATGTCAAATAATTAACTGCACTTGAAGCTTTTGTaagattaaaaatgaaaacacccAAAACTGTATATGGCACGAACTGTGTGGTGATGATACATGAAATTCTGTAGAGAACGTCGGACAGCGTGCCGTGGGGATGTAATGACGTTTGCCATTGATCGATCTATGTTCTATAACATGTAAAATGGGAACATGAATGGAATATTCTAAAAGCAActcatgtaaacaccttaatcaTAATATTGTCTTATTCAGAATAAGGTCTGTAATTAGATTACTGCTGTCCATGTAAACGTAGTCAGTAACAGAAAGCACGGTTATTTTCAGCCGCGTAAAAGAAACATTGCAGCAATAGGCTATGAATGAAACGAGTTGGCACGCATATAGCCTAGCCTGCAGTGCATAAAAGAAGAGCAGTGCGTAGAAGACAGCAGCTGTCTTCTTCTACGTTTCtatcaaaaactaataaattatagtttttatttaaaataaaagcgaTTACAAAGGAATTGTTTactgttcatgtttttttattgtatggaaaaaTCCAACTTAAACCGCCATTACATTTTTCCTCTCGCGCACCCCCTGGTGGCAGCCCGCGTACCCCTGGGGGTGCGCGCACCACACTTTGGGAATCCCTgaactaagctattgaaagagatgcttccagaagtcatagatcctctttcttaatatcattaattcatctttgtcacTAGGATACATACTGAAAACTCTTAAgttggctattattaaacctcttatttaaaaaaacacaacttgatcctagagaattagtcaattacaggccaatctcgaatctcacttttctgtcaaagatattAGAAAAAGTAGtatatgttcctttttagaaagaaatagtatctgtgaggatttccagtcaggatttagaccgtaccatagtactgagacagCTCTCATTAGAGTCacaaatgatttgctcttatcatccgatcgtggttgtatctctctattagtgttactcgatcttagtgctgcatttgacactatcgaccacaacattcttttaaatagactcgaaaattatgttggcattagtgaaATTGTATTGGCATGGTTTAAATCATACTTATCAGTTTGCATCAGTAAACGAAAAGatgtcatatcgatcacaagttcagtatggagtaccacaaggctcagtactaggaccattgctGTTTGCAAATTGTACATGCTActcttgggagatatcattaggaagcatggcgtctACATTTCTTCGCACCCTGacaaaacttaccaattcacaaaattaaaaaatgcatagctgttataaaaaattggatgactaGCAatatctctttaacctggcatacacataacacattatctacttctataattcaaatcatgtacattgttaggctgcataaattaggtcagctggAAACAGGAACACTTCCCATAACACCTGATGTACTTGCTACATTATAAGAAAAATGGCGCCGTCTATGCTACTATTAGTCTCTCTTTGT from Chanodichthys erythropterus isolate Z2021 chromosome 8, ASM2448905v1, whole genome shotgun sequence encodes:
- the LOC137024773 gene encoding epidermal differentiation-specific protein-like — encoded protein: MSKIIVFSKEAFEGRTAEFKNDVRNLEEKGFNDVICSIKVIGAPWVAYYDKNFAGNQRVFEEGEYSTLDDKGQFSSLKMVTDDLDNPEIQLFQHPNYQGRSVTLRKETNLHDIAFSDLVSSHKVKGGVWVLYEHKSRQGSQLITFPGDQVPSYLPLSFNNVASHVRPLLPKP